The Venturia canescens isolate UGA chromosome 4, ASM1945775v1, whole genome shotgun sequence genomic interval AACGATACTCACCGGCAGGACGTTTTTGAAAACGTCAACGGCGATGATCGACCCGACCGAAGAACAACAAATGGAagaaattaaagaagaaaaacaggtggaaaatgaaattaaagaagaaaaacaggtggaaaatgaaattaaagatGAAAAGCAGgcggaaattgaaattcaagaaGAAAAACAGATGGAAATTGAAGttcaagaggaaagacagatggaaattgaaattctagaggaaaaaCGGATGGAAATTGAAATTAGAGAAGAAAAACTTACCAGCATCGTCTCCACCTTCATGGAGAGTAAACGACGAGCACGACCTATTTCGCGGCTAAGTAACAAATTACGAATACGAAGGAGATTCCGTCAATTGTTCGGCAGCGATCTGACTTCGAGCGAGCTCGACGAGGAAGACGATATAATCGAGAGGTTTTTGCGTATGTCTAAACGAAAGAAAGTCCGAAATTCATCGGATTCAGGAGTCGGTTTAACCGAATTGGTGTCTGAAGATACGTTCATTAGCGAAAGCGATTCAGAGCAGCACGTTTCTTCCGAAGAACCAGCCCAATCCGGTCCAAAAGTGATCACGATAAGTGATGTTCACGAAGAAAAGGACAAACCGGTGGCGCCTTTGCGGTCAATGCCGTTGTTAGATTCTTCACCTTCACCGTCTGATATGAAAGAACAAATAATTGCGGAAGCTTTGCCCGACAGTACCAACTCGTCGAAAGATTCCGTCGTGCAAGCGGATTCTTCCGTTCACGAACCAACTAACCACCAAggaaaattaacaattttagtAACACCAGCGAACGCCAGCTCTCCAGATACCTTTTCACCTGTAAGATTAGAAATCGATATACCCTACAACAATCAAACATCGACTCCGACCTTGACGACGGAACATAGGTctgaaatttcatcgaaagAAAATGCTGAAAAGGATGAACATACCAAAGCAAATGATCGCGTGAAGATCAATATTACTAAAGACGGAGAATACAAGGTCGTTCTGTCACCGAGACacacaaaaaatgaagaaatattgaTCGATAGCTCAGGAAACCAAAGTGGCGTGACCGTGATGATAGCTCAGGATTTCGCAAGCCAAGGTAACGAGAAAATATCACTTTACCAAGGGTTTGAGGACATCACGCCGGTATCTTCACCAGGAGCGATGGCCGGTGAtccagaaaaatcgaaatctcCACCAGGAGTAATGCCACCTGATCCAGGAAGGTCAAACACTGACGGACAAAGACGAGAAAACGACAAAGAACGCGTTAAAAACGAAGCTCCAGTGCAACCGCAGGCATCGCCACCCGTCCCATCGTTGCCGAAATTACGAGTACGCCGTCCAAGTGAATTGGGTTCTCGATGGTGTCCAACTCCATTGCCCGACATAGCCCCGAGCGCGCAAAACATGAGCGTATCGAGCGATAGCCACCGGTTCAAACCGATTTTTCCAAATCCTTATCCTCGGAATAATGCAACCGTTGCAAGCGTCCAACCAGCACAACCGACTCTAAATATTCCCCGTATGCCGGGAAGAATCAATACGGAACGAACAACGAGGACGCTTACGAGTCACAAAAATTTACCGAACAATATTAATTGCTCGCAACAAGGCTGCCCCCAACCCCAACAAGGGTACCCTGGTCCGAGCTTCGTTCCCCGAGAGCAACCGATTTTGAGAGGAACTAGCATTTCTGCAAGCCTCGCCTTGATATATCAACTCTTAGAATCTCTAAATACGTGCGTAGAGCTCAATAAAACGACGTACAATCCATCCGACGCAGTGGCATTGCAAAACCgattcattattgaaaaacataTGTTGTGTGATAAAATTGCCAAATTACGGCAGGATACGGGAATATTCGATTATAATCAGCTGATAGATAATATCctgtattttttcgaaaagaaGCACGTATTCAAAGGGGGGAATCTTAGCAGGGAAAAGATTTTGTATATTCTTCATCCCAAAAGCTTACCAGTTATGCAATTAGAATCTCCGATGAATTTGGAAACACAAACCCGTTACGATCATGTTGCCTCGCAGCCTCTCATACGACCTCCCCCTCCCCTTTATCAAGCGTTCCCAACCACGAGTTACGTCCCTCAAGGTCCCAGCAGTTCCGCATCCTCGCATACTCCGCTCTTCAGTCCGAATCAGCATACTCGACCTGGAATATCTCGAGCATTGCCTTTCGCAAATCCATACCTGTTTACCCAGAGTCAGTTGACCACTTTGCACTATCAAATATCGATGTACTATAAATTACACTTTATCATAAAACGGTTAACGGAAGCAGAACATCGCGTGCAAAGTCAACAAAAACTAGCGGAGACGAGAAGATCGCAAACTGAGGGAAATACGACGTTGCAAATTTGGCCATCTCCTATTGAGAATGTTCCTCAATTACCGGTTCTGTTGAATCTACTTTCATCGGTTTCTCCACCGGTTCAGAATAATCTGGCTCGAGCTCCAACGGAATCGAATCTGCAGCCTCCCAATATTGCTCGATCGGAAAAAACAATCAACGATTCGGCGAACAACGGAGCCGGCCTAACACAAGAACGTCATCACAAGAGCGTTGACAGGGTATCAAGAAATATTACTgaaacggtgaaaaaaatcaacgagacGAGTAAGAACGAAGCCATTGCAAAGGAAGCGTGGAGATATCGAGAGAGCATTCAGGAGGTATTGAAAACTATGGCTCTGATATCACAACCGACTATTGATTGTAGTACGActgataacaataataatactaATGAGCAGGGAACGAAAACACAGAGACCCGGGTCTTTATCGGTTCCAGAGGTTCCGTTATCTCTTGAAGCAATGGAGGAAAGCGAGACGTCGTCTCAGATCGACCAAAGAACGAAAACACAGACACCCAGATCTTTATCGGTTCCAGAGAATTTATTATCTCCTGAAGCAATGGAGGAAAGCGAGACGTCGTCTCAGATCGACCAAAGAACGAACACACAGACACCCAGATCTTTATTGGTTCCAGAGATTTCATTATCTCCTGAAGCAATGGAGGAAAACGAGACGTCGTCTCAGATCGACCAAAGAACGAATACACAGACACCCAGATCTTTATCGGTTCCAGAGATTTCATTATCTCCTGAAGCAATGGAGGATAGCGAAACGTCGTCTCAGATGGAAGAAAGATCTCCtgataataatgaaattgaGGATAACGATGAATTGGAATCTCCTTCGAGCTGTGAACCTAATCTCGTCATTGATGAACCTGATATCGTTGAGATGGAAACGAGTAGTCTGGATTCTGTGATAACTCAGCAGGAGGATTCCAAGCTCAAGGATAAAGAGATTACAAGTTTTAGTATTTTAGAAGTAAAAAGTATATCCAAAGATATATTCGATAATATGGATAATATTGAGGAAGAATCGGCTgaaccaacatccccagaggCTTCACAAGATGCAAAAGAGGATTATGATGACTCAACAACCAATTCAGATTTACGAAACTGTTTACGATGCGGCGAACCGAGCTCTGTTGTTTGCGAACAATGCTATGAAGCTTTTTATTGCTCATCCGAATGCCACGAGGCCCACTGGACAGAGCATCACTATCTAATCTGCAAACCAGTACCTGCGGAAGCTCTGGCTAAATTCTAAATAAGCCGTGCTTCACCAATGAACCCTTCCATGTCTCGAGGATAAGCTCTCTAGGAAATAACCGTGCcttaaaatgaaatttattttttgtatagtTGCAGCTTAAGAGTTGTTGTTCATCTTTTTATGATATATTGTAGTTATTAAATTAATAACTTTACAATCGACCATTTCATGGATTCCTTGCAATGGTTAGTattgaaatttgtatttttggaTGTAATCAGAACTCACTGAACCTTTTTTTCCACTAAATTTTTTCGCTAACAACTTACTAAAAACTTTTTCGCATTTTCAAACTTCACTTCTTGGTCTAACTCCCTCAGAGCCTAAAATCAACTACATGAACAAGATAATATTTGGATCATTTACACAATAGACAACCTTATTACTAAAAACAACACACATGGAACATCGGCTatgcaaacttcaatactgTCAAAGCAATCGAGACCAAAGTTATATATAGAATGATCACTGATTGTGGTTCTGTTATTAAATTACCAAAAATTGTgtgtccttttttttcattcatttttccttttcttttagACTGATGTATTATTCGATGATTCTTGCTGTACAGTGTTACATTATCATATCGATACTCTGTTGAAAATCTAATCAATCCAGGTCTGTATCCTGGTGCACTATCGTAGTCTCTTCTTTACAGCATCAAACACTCAATGTTCATCCTCGTATCCACTAGGGAGTGCATTTACGTGTGGGTTGTGGAAAAAGGTTTTGTTTCCATCACCCCATGGGAAACGCTGCAAAagtaataatatataaattttcattgttgaGCTGTTTTTCATCAGAAATTCATGACCCCCAGTTACTTTTTAAGCACCAGAAAGTATTTGAATTATTCTTGGAACATAAATGTGCATTGCATCTGTTTCTGTTCAGTTACCAAGCGACTCGGTaaagtctcgggacaagtacattgacataTAACTATACGAAGACTTATTTTAGCGAGCGACTTctttatttcattgaaaacgaATTATAGACCCACAAATCAATCCGTGAAAATTAACATTTCTAGTCATTCATATTTCACTGTCatacaaactttcattttcaataatttggtTTCTtgcttattattatttttgttattctaAATCTCAAAGATTCAGAATACTTAAATATCAATGTTGTTCTTGGGCATGTATTACATGGTGAAGAAAGATCGATTGTCGTGTGGCGATAAAGACAGTTTTGAGAAATCTTTTATAAGTATGCAAGCATCGAAGAAGTGCATTTTCAGTTGCGTTCTCAGCAAAGTTCAGCAAGTTGCATTTTCAGCAAAGATTAAGTGATGAAATGTTGTTCTCTGTTAATATGATGATGGTCTTATTGCAGGAAATACTAACCTTGGTGCGAATTCGTACACAATCGTATGGTACGAAGGGCGGACGTACAAAGtgttcttcctcttctttcgTTTTCAAGTAAACATTAATGTGTGCGAGAATAATACACGGTACAGCGccaaaaatgaaacattttttccacataAGCGCAGTTTTACCTGCAAAATATCATTGTTATGTAACGAAGTAATTTCagcgaaaaacgaagaaaaaactcaGAATTGTCTTGCTACACACGGAGTACCACGAATTCGGGCGTGAATTAGAAAATGTATGGATCACAGTTTATTTCAAAGACGAAGTATTTGATGAATTATCGTGAATCAAGCTCACTGTGAGTGACAGCCATATGAATGCGATTTTGAGTCACGTATAATATCAAATATTATTAGGCGTTTATGAATTCAACTAGTATCCGTCTTTGGCTCACCTGCTTCGGCTGTATTATCCGTGAATGGTGAGGCCGCCGAAAACTTCCTCACAAAAGAGCGACTAACCAGACGACTTACTGCCATTTTTCTCACTTCTGCTTTCTGCTTTAATCTTGGTCTGATCCCTCAGTCTCttctcgttctcgtcgtcGATGTTACTCTGTCACGAATTACGAACATCGCACAGATGGTTCACGCGTTATCATCAAACCCCTGAAGTAATAACTTCGTCGATAGATACACTTCTTTACCCTCAAATGTCAATTGTCGTCGTCTTTTCTGAAGTTGAAATTGACGAATAATTTTGCCCGATTGATTAAAATTAAAGTATTTCTAGTTATATAAGATAATATTGATAGATAGATGAATTAAAATGATGCTAGTCGCATAATAGTCACTATGAATCCATTGTTCCGAAAACTActttgtcatattttttttatgttatgaTGATTTTCGGACGACAGAGAGCGCTACCATCGTATTTTACGTAGCGTTTCCGAGTTTCCACTATTGACGAGTTGTGTTATTCAggtttttatttacttttctgCGATCATAAACAAAACCAACAAAACAATAGAATTGACGAATAGAggcctttttattttttatttttaccacTTTATATTGTTTATCGGCTATTGGGAAAATAtgatatatataaaaattattctataaaATCCATTTAATATTCAATGTATCGAGTAGAGAAAGCAGTACTCGTGTCAATAGTAGTAGCACAAGGGAGGTTATTTATAAAGATATAGCTGTTAGAATCGAAATTAAAATGGGTAATTCAAGCAATAAAACTTATCATCGATCTCGACGAAAATACGCCAGTGAGGTAAGATGCCGAAAGAAATATCAGGCGTCCCTTTATATGTATGTGCTATTTGCATCGTTCAAAtgcgataaaaattcatttcgtcgATCCCGACGATTCGAATTTTCCAGTTACTAGTATTTTTTGGTGGTTTCCGAAGTAgaccaatgaaaaaattcggttTACCTTCAACTTGattcatgtaaaaaaattgtagctGGAATAATAAGGAATAAATAAAGTATTGGATTCAATTATCTAAATTTGGATATAATGAACCTGTACCGTTTGTTCCTTTAAAACATCCCACAGTACAGCCTTAGCGATATGATCGGAGGCAGTTGTTCAGGAGGAAGAGAAACCATCCAGACAGAGTGCTATAGACCACGATCCTGGGTTTCTCGGAGGAGGTGAGGCAAACTAGAACTTTCACGGATTTCTTCTCAACAAAACATTATTTTGACTGTGTTTAATTGTCAGTCGAAGTATCGGAACTCTGGATGATCGATTAGGTTCCTCCAAAGCGCTGTGGCCAGTGGGTCGTTCCGAAGCTTTGTTTCTACCTGAATTTAGAGTCAGGAATGATCCGGCACGATCAAATTATAGAATCTTGGAGCTCATAGCAACAGGAGCTTATGGCAGAGTGTACAAAGTTCTCAAGGGCTCCGAAGATAAGATTTATGCTTTAAAAATGATCAGCAAAGCTAAAATAATTGAAGAGAATGCGGTTGAGCAGGTTAAACAAGAGGTTTCCATTCAGAGGATAGTTGGTCATCATCCATTTGTTACCCAGATTTTGGAACATTGGCAAGGGAGAAAAACACTCTATATCAGTGAGTAGTGCGGATGCAGTTGTTagccatttttgttttttctttttttctctatcaaGTTATTTCGTTCACTCTAGCAATGGACTATCTCGGAGGAGGCGAATTATTCTCGCTCATTGAGGATTATGGGTGTTTGCCGGAGTCCGTTGTGCGAATATACGTCGGAGAAATTGCTCTAGCGTTAGGTGGGTAGGATTTCTGGCAATCTCACAATTGgaaggaaaatttttcaaggttTCAAAGATGCGCACGTTGAATCTCACATTGTGGCAAAAACTTTCAGTTGAAATTCGGTAGTTGAAATGATTTGTACTTCAAAAACTGTTGTGAAAAACAGCCATGTCGAAAAACCAAATTCCAgacattattttaaaaagttCATTGAAGCTTTGAATATCCATTCTTCAATAGAAGCGTGTGGGAGAGTCTCAACATCACCTCTCAAGGGTTATCAAAAGTTTCTGGatttgtttaaaaatattgattataCGTTGCATAAATATTATCATACATTGTAGTAGAAAATTCTTAGACCAGTTTACCTtgtagaaattttatttcattgtgaAGACAATTAACAGATAGGCtcagatatttttcatcatttttatcgtgGATTTCAGGgtgaaattcatttgaaaatattttctatacTCACTGCACGTTGttggataaaaattgacatatATGTCAATTTTATAAATCCTTAGATTATTCAAAGACAATAAGATTCATGAGAATTCTTTGACGGTGTCCTCAAAGCCGGCTAGAAATGTCTAATCCCTCGTGGCCagaaaattcatcgatcgGTCCTATGTTTGATGTGGTTTAAAGATTTTCTCCACAATGCGGGAATCGTGCATAGAGATGTCAAAGCAACGAACGTCCTTCTCGACAACGAGGGTCACGCGGTTCTCATAGATTTTGGGTTAGCCAAGTGGCTCGCTCCGAATCAAAGGACCTCGACTTTATGCGGAACGCCCGAGTACATGGCACCGGAAATTCTTGGAAGAGAGTTTTACGGGCACGCGGTTGATTGGTGGTCCCTCGGAATCCTGGCTTGTTTCGCTCTCACTAATAAGGTTTGCGATTCGataaatttgttcattttttccttttcaataTTCACGTTtccaaagaaaaatgaatactCGAGGTAATTATGACGAATCAACCAATTCCCATGTAAATTAactgctttttatttttagcgtCGACACTGTTCGATtatacagttttttttatttatcctatTATTAGAAGAAAATGCATATCCTCGAGGCGATAAATCAGCTATTATCCTATGCATATTTATGGTTAATAATTCTATCTGCTGACGTCGGAGTATTATCATTAGAAGAATCTAGAAATTATCAAAGTCGTTTCACACATGCGTTTGCATTCAAAAGTTTCTTGGATAAGTATCTGGAAACTCTATTTTTACTGCGAATACATTTTGTAGCATTTTCTTGACAGAATTACTCAAATTGCATAATTATCGATTTATTACCAAAGAACCAAATTGAAGTCACGGACCAAAGTATTGTTAAAAATTGTCGATTCGTCGAATAATCAACAAATTCATTTCGTACCACGACGACCTTTCGCTTcgcaaaaatattcgaattttaatatgtttttcaatcatttctcCTGTTTTATccgtgacattttttttatagaatgcAAAATCTTTAAAGAATCCGGTAGTTTTAAGTTTCACAAACCCTCCAAGATTACAGTGATTGGTGCGTCGTGTTTCGAACAGTTGGAACGCGTGCAACATGAGCATTGTGGGTGAAATATCGATCACAGGACTCCGTGGCGCAACGGTAGCGCGTCTGACTCCAGATCAGAAGGTTGCGTGTTCAAATCACGTCGGGGTCaagttccatttttttttcttaattttttttctcgttgtttATTAAGGTTGAAATTCATTCAGAAGAATCAAAAGAATTATTACACAATAACTAAACTCTCTGAAactaaattaaattaaattcttaatttcaatataaaaatttagtaTTCCGcaagtttttatttcattcacatttttattcctgaaataaaatttgaagtatttaaaattatgtaccaaattttaatgaattcaaattttaattgGTTAAATGTTGACTCgtacgaatttttattcgagaatccaaattatttttatattttaatgcatcaataaatatttgactTGATTGAAATTATGTTTCAACTTTCAAttcgttcaaattttcattcgttcaaattttaattcgctgcaattttcatttgagaattaaaattatgtaccaaattgaaattctcgaattaaaatttggggtcattaaaattatgttccaaatttcaattcgggaattaaaattatgcactaaataaaaattgtgaattaaaattttgtcTAGACATAATAGAAGTCCCAcggaattaaaatttttgtttaatgCAGTGAATTAGAATGTGAGTTGGACTTCGATGTCGCTTCCATATTCATGCCCCTagagtttaatttttatttaactaattttcatttgaagtcaataaatatttgaatcgTTATTGCGTGTGGTGTCGTACCACAGTATtaatttcttgaatttttgtgTAGCTCATTTAATTTTGGTCTTTCAATGCTCATGACTATCAAGTTGAAGGAAAATGCATTTAAATTTGGTTATAACATAATagaaatgaattaaaattaagttataacataaaattaatTCGCTGTTTTCTGTATCCTtccctgtgtatttttatttaattttatgttataaCATGAAATTAATTCAATATTCTTACTCTT includes:
- the LOC122409364 gene encoding uncharacterized protein; the encoded protein is MNHKNFVSKPSWLPQPGTAERTIILKKLKRRLQRRGLTPDEIYNGLLQLTTSPQVLVTRWRARVLSNKKSNSPTNESECLSPRKKIEGDRVRDDAVAEAKNEVVEDIKTEEELSPPPKSKTPELLDEGVGGESHFFVKIPRKSISLNFHALEAPCTKNNRKESKTCTQISVADSSVSGHENPTDYSVSGVSDEKKGAVKSKKLTIVEDVTFLEGTILTGRTFLKTSTAMIDPTEEQQMEEIKEEKQVENEIKEEKQVENEIKDEKQAEIEIQEEKQMEIEVQEERQMEIEILEEKRMEIEIREEKLTSIVSTFMESKRRARPISRLSNKLRIRRRFRQLFGSDLTSSELDEEDDIIERFLRMSKRKKVRNSSDSGVGLTELVSEDTFISESDSEQHVSSEEPAQSGPKVITISDVHEEKDKPVAPLRSMPLLDSSPSPSDMKEQIIAEALPDSTNSSKDSVVQADSSVHEPTNHQGKLTILVTPANASSPDTFSPVRLEIDIPYNNQTSTPTLTTEHRSEISSKENAEKDEHTKANDRVKINITKDGEYKVVLSPRHTKNEEILIDSSGNQSGVTVMIAQDFASQGNEKISLYQGFEDITPVSSPGAMAGDPEKSKSPPGVMPPDPGRSNTDGQRRENDKERVKNEAPVQPQASPPVPSLPKLRVRRPSELGSRWCPTPLPDIAPSAQNMSVSSDSHRFKPIFPNPYPRNNATVASVQPAQPTLNIPRMPGRINTERTTRTLTSHKNLPNNINCSQQGCPQPQQGYPGPSFVPREQPILRGTSISASLALIYQLLESLNTCVELNKTTYNPSDAVALQNRFIIEKHMLCDKIAKLRQDTGIFDYNQLIDNILYFFEKKHVFKGGNLSREKILYILHPKSLPVMQLESPMNLETQTRYDHVASQPLIRPPPPLYQAFPTTSYVPQGPSSSASSHTPLFSPNQHTRPGISRALPFANPYLFTQSQLTTLHYQISMYYKLHFIIKRLTEAEHRVQSQQKLAETRRSQTEGNTTLQIWPSPIENVPQLPVLLNLLSSVSPPVQNNLARAPTESNLQPPNIARSEKTINDSANNGAGLTQERHHKSVDRVSRNITETVKKINETSKNEAIAKEAWRYRESIQEVLKTMALISQPTIDCSTTDNNNNTNEQGTKTQRPGSLSVPEVPLSLEAMEESETSSQIDQRTKTQTPRSLSVPENLLSPEAMEESETSSQIDQRTNTQTPRSLLVPEISLSPEAMEENETSSQIDQRTNTQTPRSLSVPEISLSPEAMEDSETSSQMEERSPDNNEIEDNDELESPSSCEPNLVIDEPDIVEMETSSLDSVITQQEDSKLKDKEITSFSILEVKSISKDIFDNMDNIEEESAEPTSPEASQDAKEDYDDSTTNSDLRNCLRCGEPSSVVCEQCYEAFYCSSECHEAHWTEHHYLICKPVPAEALAKF
- the S6KL gene encoding serine/threonine-protein kinase S6KL, producing the protein MGNSSNKTYHRSRRKYASEYSLSDMIGGSCSGGRETIQTECYRPRSWVSRRSRSIGTLDDRLGSSKALWPVGRSEALFLPEFRVRNDPARSNYRILELIATGAYGRVYKVLKGSEDKIYALKMISKAKIIEENAVEQVKQEVSIQRIVGHHPFVTQILEHWQGRKTLYITMDYLGGGELFSLIEDYGCLPESVVRIYVGEIALALDFLHNAGIVHRDVKATNVLLDNEGHAVLIDFGLAKWLAPNQRTSTLCGTPEYMAPEILGREFYGHAVDWWSLGILACFALTNKYPQEPSRLFDPQTEERSSPDEDVVLPNNPEISTAAKDLLRRLLRLDPKTRLKSIFALQRVAFYMGHDIRGYVSKETSPLKLLGRTIVSSVNRVEFCDRKIFQDFDMPR